In one window of Bdellovibrio bacteriovorus W DNA:
- a CDS encoding putative aminopeptidase (COG0596 Predicted hydrolases or acyltransferases (alpha/beta hydrolase superfamily)) gives MFFAGPVMALQFSDRYLGGQEACRSNPHHAKETSFHVAVPADYSDSSKGLTSIYAWTHKPFDPEKKSLVFFTGGPGGVAHGIQFDLPQWNIIFFDTRGNSCSRPEASELFFDPGFYSSEWVARDVEALRKYLNIESLTVYGVSYGTVPAHLYGHLFPLTTRAVILEGVVYEGGAALTEPSNRISNLQKFFDDLPKGMQDSILRLSSHPEVSPYWFSKIGMMMLYLDNPFVAFKAFLSSVLEDEKLAVNMIKNFSDTEPVDEVFGYGHMFMAMIGCQELGMSEDGPSFYSRFEGRRLKSSGYSHLKEHYCDSVSGYKVKNYNAGNFPSNAKTFYVQGFLDGATGYKNALLHFQRATQEKAELLLAKQGGHMPLHSGLNSGYESKEVAKAKLKILEKMFLGESLQIQDLKDLERFHPLEWNLFKK, from the coding sequence ATGTTCTTTGCCGGGCCCGTGATGGCCTTGCAGTTTTCGGATCGCTATTTGGGTGGTCAAGAGGCTTGTCGCTCAAACCCTCATCATGCCAAAGAGACTTCGTTCCACGTCGCTGTTCCAGCGGACTATTCCGATTCCTCAAAAGGGCTAACATCTATCTATGCGTGGACTCACAAGCCATTTGATCCTGAGAAAAAAAGTTTGGTGTTTTTCACGGGGGGCCCAGGAGGGGTTGCCCATGGAATTCAATTCGATTTGCCTCAGTGGAATATAATCTTCTTTGATACTCGTGGGAATTCTTGCTCTCGTCCGGAAGCAAGTGAACTTTTTTTCGACCCCGGCTTTTACAGCTCTGAATGGGTAGCTCGTGATGTAGAGGCTCTACGGAAATATCTAAATATCGAGTCTTTGACGGTTTACGGTGTTTCCTATGGAACAGTTCCCGCACATCTTTATGGGCATCTCTTTCCTTTAACCACTCGGGCGGTAATTTTAGAAGGCGTCGTTTATGAAGGCGGTGCTGCTCTCACTGAGCCCAGTAACAGAATTTCTAACTTGCAAAAGTTTTTTGATGATCTGCCTAAGGGAATGCAAGACTCCATTTTAAGACTATCGAGTCACCCAGAGGTATCCCCCTATTGGTTTTCAAAAATAGGGATGATGATGCTCTATTTGGATAATCCATTTGTAGCGTTTAAGGCCTTTTTAAGTTCTGTTTTGGAAGATGAAAAGTTAGCCGTGAATATGATCAAAAACTTTTCCGACACGGAGCCCGTCGATGAAGTCTTTGGCTATGGGCATATGTTTATGGCCATGATTGGCTGCCAAGAATTGGGAATGTCGGAGGATGGGCCTAGTTTCTATTCACGTTTTGAAGGACGACGATTAAAATCTTCGGGATATAGCCATCTAAAAGAACACTATTGTGATTCGGTTTCTGGATATAAAGTTAAAAACTATAACGCTGGTAACTTCCCCTCGAATGCTAAAACCTTTTATGTACAAGGTTTCCTGGATGGAGCTACTGGTTATAAGAATGCACTTTTACATTTCCAGAGAGCCACTCAAGAAAAAGCAGAACTGCTTTTAGCAAAGCAGGGTGGGCACATGCCACTGCATAGTGGCTTAAACTCTGGCTATGAGAGTAAAGAAGTCGCCAAGGCCAAGTTAAAGATTTTAGAAAAGATGTTCCTCGGGGAATCTCTGCAAATTCAGGATCTAAAGGACCTTGAAAGATTCCACCCTTTAGAATGGAACCTCTTTAAGAAATAG
- a CDS encoding putative hemagglutinin/hemolysin-related protein produces MGRFCWCVFLLLLTLTACVRVDVTPSLKPPTISFADGDQVNQNTEVTGTCVPGLTVRLRLGSKVVTTPCLDGTYKIPISFNNNEGLHQITVDYENKISEGKSQGQITYDITPPLLPPKINGWSSGLSRLDKTESFSISTAEKDVASYKYLLIQKPETCSSQFSTLITQPELPLKQSSHVEIQNDGLYQLCIILKDLAGNWQTSSYESSLFELDKTPPLVSVTSHSLRQDSPLNITLKGLCESGGSSVKLSGDFDEQEVLCEEDSFSAAILFSKPDGLKNIFITQHDVAGNEAYLEFQLRLDTTPPEVRITSHSSNDRINPYGLTVTGTCTFGDKLTIQGTIAENGEVIQCLSDGTFSTTINFTQEGELQNLIAYQVDNVGLSDSHSISLIADPPVFTITGVRPALAVRGITCALCHAKVKGDIITDMGYGEPYSMGQWHHEPSATPSLVNPYGLVISQHTWNEGLKLQGDIYVPDQKVTQIYVDMLNEPTTGNPYQSAYSFYELLTRPLKSLEGVIQRVLTFISTPPTDSNPGTFGTVITKKTLKIGTPSRAQLLAFTPNMELIIDQGGVRVYKDNNAEFTGFSVQQNGGRFYLQNSAISKCWGDIIVDGTVFLKNLNLESKAAGCRLHSTQTVFLEGGIQYTNESTYPKANMQITSSRAIISGMNPLLVYERFQSQSHAFVPTKNYPTFASAQQNILDILEDARKVPNLQNHAGPMIKFIKRADIDDPGSVLAYRINQEISMADIQSSVASDPQWIVLPGKEAEFAAMRGNCFDNIQCHFAWAGSLERKSINYNKVLFNAPIVHNRYYGLFRGIIIADFLLPAVENLEYEFDNTFESVPVLPLIFQEIFKLED; encoded by the coding sequence ATGGGACGTTTTTGTTGGTGCGTTTTTCTTTTACTACTTACCCTCACGGCTTGCGTGCGTGTTGATGTCACTCCATCACTAAAGCCTCCAACAATCAGTTTTGCTGATGGCGACCAGGTCAATCAAAACACTGAGGTCACTGGGACCTGCGTTCCTGGCTTAACTGTTCGTTTAAGACTCGGCTCTAAAGTAGTAACCACACCCTGCTTAGACGGCACCTATAAGATTCCAATTTCATTTAATAATAACGAAGGTCTGCATCAAATCACAGTGGACTATGAAAATAAAATTTCTGAAGGCAAATCTCAAGGCCAAATCACTTACGATATCACTCCCCCTTTACTTCCACCAAAAATCAACGGTTGGTCTTCAGGCCTCAGTCGCTTGGACAAGACCGAATCCTTTTCAATCTCAACAGCGGAAAAAGATGTTGCTAGCTATAAGTATCTTTTAATTCAAAAACCAGAAACGTGCTCTTCTCAGTTTTCTACTTTGATAACGCAACCTGAACTCCCACTCAAACAAAGTAGTCATGTGGAAATTCAAAACGATGGACTATACCAACTCTGTATTATCTTAAAAGATCTTGCGGGGAACTGGCAGACTTCGTCTTATGAATCCTCGCTTTTTGAACTCGACAAAACGCCTCCACTCGTCAGCGTGACAAGCCATTCCCTACGCCAAGACTCACCTCTTAATATTACTCTTAAGGGCCTGTGCGAGAGCGGAGGGTCTAGCGTGAAACTTTCAGGAGATTTTGATGAACAAGAAGTCTTGTGCGAGGAAGATTCCTTTAGCGCGGCGATTCTGTTTTCTAAGCCCGACGGCTTGAAAAACATTTTCATCACTCAGCATGACGTTGCTGGTAACGAAGCATATCTTGAATTTCAGCTAAGACTCGACACAACTCCTCCGGAGGTGAGAATCACCTCTCATAGTTCAAATGATCGCATAAACCCCTATGGGCTCACGGTCACTGGAACATGCACCTTTGGCGATAAACTTACCATTCAGGGAACCATTGCTGAAAATGGAGAGGTTATACAGTGTTTATCAGATGGGACCTTCAGCACCACGATAAACTTCACTCAGGAAGGGGAACTCCAAAATCTCATAGCTTATCAGGTGGATAATGTTGGCCTCAGCGACAGTCATAGCATCTCTCTGATCGCAGATCCCCCTGTCTTTACAATAACCGGAGTCCGCCCGGCATTAGCTGTTCGAGGAATCACCTGCGCCCTTTGTCACGCCAAAGTTAAAGGCGATATCATCACAGATATGGGCTATGGCGAACCCTACTCAATGGGACAATGGCACCACGAACCCAGCGCTACTCCCTCTTTAGTAAACCCCTACGGTCTTGTTATCAGTCAACACACTTGGAATGAAGGGTTGAAACTCCAAGGAGACATCTATGTGCCCGATCAAAAGGTTACGCAAATTTATGTCGATATGCTGAATGAACCCACGACTGGAAATCCCTATCAATCCGCATACTCGTTCTATGAGCTCTTAACGAGGCCTTTAAAAAGTCTCGAAGGAGTTATCCAAAGAGTTCTGACTTTTATATCGACTCCACCGACTGATTCGAACCCTGGCACATTTGGAACGGTGATCACTAAAAAGACACTTAAAATCGGAACTCCGTCCAGAGCCCAACTTTTAGCTTTCACGCCCAACATGGAACTTATCATCGACCAAGGGGGCGTGCGTGTTTATAAAGATAATAATGCCGAGTTCACGGGCTTTTCAGTTCAACAAAACGGCGGACGTTTCTATTTACAAAATTCTGCCATTAGCAAATGCTGGGGCGATATCATCGTTGATGGGACCGTATTCTTAAAAAACTTAAATCTCGAGTCAAAGGCCGCAGGCTGCCGCCTCCATTCAACACAAACTGTTTTTCTAGAAGGCGGAATTCAATACACAAATGAAAGCACTTACCCAAAGGCAAACATGCAAATCACGAGTTCTCGCGCCATCATAAGTGGAATGAATCCTCTGCTTGTCTATGAGCGTTTTCAAAGCCAAAGTCATGCGTTTGTTCCTACAAAAAACTACCCCACTTTTGCTTCCGCGCAACAGAATATATTAGATATCCTCGAGGACGCGCGTAAAGTTCCGAATCTTCAAAATCACGCCGGCCCAATGATAAAGTTTATCAAAAGAGCCGATATCGACGACCCAGGCTCCGTCCTTGCCTATCGAATTAATCAAGAAATCAGCATGGCTGATATCCAAAGTAGTGTTGCTTCAGACCCTCAGTGGATAGTTCTTCCAGGCAAAGAAGCTGAGTTCGCAGCAATGCGTGGAAATTGTTTTGATAACATACAATGTCACTTTGCTTGGGCAGGCTCTCTAGAAAGGAAATCAATCAATTACAATAAGGTGCTTTTCAATGCCCCTATTGTTCACAATAGGTATTACGGGTTATTTCGCGGAATTATTATCGCCGATTTCCTTTTGCCCGCAGTTGAAAATTTGGAGTACGAATTTGATAACACCTTCGAAAGCGTTCCGGTCTTACCTTTAATCTTCCAAGAAATCTTCAAACTCGAAGACTGA
- a CDS encoding SlyX protein (COG2900 Uncharacterized protein conserved in bacteria), with protein MSTNTDERLINLEIKITQQDHIIEELNEVIIEQQKRIEDLELKTTALIEKFKELMTDPGDGDILPHEKPPHY; from the coding sequence ATGAGCACTAACACTGATGAACGACTTATCAATCTCGAAATTAAAATCACTCAGCAGGATCATATAATCGAAGAGCTCAATGAAGTGATCATTGAACAACAAAAGCGCATTGAGGATTTAGAGCTAAAGACCACTGCTTTGATTGAGAAGTTCAAAGAGCTTATGACGGACCCAGGGGATGGTGACATTCTTCCTCATGAAAAACCGCCACATTATTAA